In Channa argus isolate prfri chromosome 23, Channa argus male v1.0, whole genome shotgun sequence, the following are encoded in one genomic region:
- the dus2 gene encoding tRNA-dihydrouridine(20) synthase [NAD(P)+]-like isoform X1, producing the protein MAARRLSFSNITALAPMVRVGTLPMRLLALDYGADVVYCEELIDIKMAQCRRVVNEVLDTVDFVAPDDRVMFRTCEREKDRVVFQMGTADPDRALTVAQLVEKDVAAVDVNMGCPKEYSTKGGMGAALLSDPVKIEAILRKLVSGVSVPVTCKIRILPSLEETVRLVQRIEKTGVAAVAVHGRFKEERPRHPVHCDYIRAIAQSVSIPIIANGASLDMVKTNSDIEEFRKATGTSSVMLARAAMWNASVFSSQGPLPVERVMEEYLKYAIRYENHAFNTKYCLCQMLRDKVESPLGKQVQAAQTNAEISGAYGLQEFYQQSREQLQARRDALQSSSQPDRPVTDGDVTTMAVKFERREYPPHITPKMFLLEWSRKEKLDQPLYETVQRSQDRAFQSTVTVAEKKYRSSLWEKSKKFAEQAAAIVGLRVLGIPEGRIGEEESGLVCKRKREREGKTNGTTDEEKSRKRLAADHQRETAKKGCADQR; encoded by the exons ATGGCAGCGAGGAGGCTGAGCTTCAGTAACATCACCGCCCTGGCTCCGATGGTCCGGGTCGGGACTCTGCCCATGAGGCTGCTGGCTCTGGACTACGGAGCTGATGTGGTTTACTGCGAG GAGCTGATTGACATCAAAATGGCCCAGTGTCGGAGGGTGGTGAACG AGGTGCTAGACACGGTGGATTTTGTCGCTCCAGATGATCGAGTGATGTTCAGGACCTGTGAGCGGGAAAAGGACAGAGTGGTCTTCCAGATG GGGACTGCGGATCCAGACAGAGCGCTGACTGTGGCTCAACTTGT GGAGAAGGATGTGGCTGCTGTCGATGTGAACATGGGCTGTCCAAAGGAATACTCCACTAAG GGAGGGATGGGAGCTGCTCTTCTGTCAGATCCTGTAAAGATCGAGGCG ATCCTCAGGAAACTCGTCTCAGGAGTTTCGGTGCCAGTGACGTGTAAAATCCGAATCCTGCCTTCG TTGGAGGAAACTGTGAGACTAGTCCAGAGGATCGAGAAGACTGGGGTTGCTGCTGTCGCCGTCCACGGCAG ATTTAAGGAGGAACGTCCTCGACACCCAGTCCACTGCGATTACATTCGCGCCATCGCTCAGAGTGTTTCCATCCCCATCATTGCCAA TGGCGCCTCTCTGGACATGGTGAAGACCAACAGTGACATTGAGGAGTTCAGGAAGGCGACAGGCACCTCGTCGGTCATGTTGGCCCGCGCCGCCATGTGGAACGCTTCAGTGTTCAGCAGCCAGGGACCACTTCCTGTGgagagggtcatggaggaataCCTCAAATAT GCGATCCGCTACGAAAACCACGCCTTCAACACCAAGTACTGTTTGTGTCAGATGCTGAGGGACAAGGTGGAGTCTCCTCTGGGGAAGCAGGTGCAGGCGGCTCAGACCAACGCAGAGATCAG TGGGGCGTACGGGCTGCAGGAGTTTTACCAGCAGAGCCGGGAACAGCTGCAGGCCAGGAGGGACGCTCTGCAGAGCAGCAGCCAGCCCGACCGGCCTGTCACGGACGGAGACGTTACCACCATGGCTGTCAAGTTCGAACG GAGGGAGTATCCACCTCACATCACTCCAAAGATGTTCCTGCTGGAGTGGAGCCGCAAAGAGAAACTGGACCAGCCGCTGTACGAGACG gtGCAGCGCTCTCAGGATCGAGCCTTTCAGTCGACTGTGACGGTCGCTGAGAAGAAATACAGATCCTCACTGTG GGAGAAGTCGAAGAAATTCGCAGAACAAGCAGCCGCCATCGTCGGCCTGCGAGTTCTGGGAATACCCGAAGGCCGTATTGGAGAGGAAGAGTCCGGCCTGGTCTGCaaaaggaagagggagagggaggggaagaCGAATGGCACCACAGACGAGGAGAAAAGCAGGAAACGACTGGCAGCAGATCACCAACGGGAAACCGCGAAGAAGGGTTGCGCAGACCAACGGTGA
- the dus2 gene encoding tRNA-dihydrouridine(20) synthase [NAD(P)+]-like isoform X2 — protein sequence MAARRLSFSNITALAPMVRVGTLPMRLLALDYGADVVYCEELIDIKMAQCRRVVNEVLDTVDFVAPDDRVMFRTCEREKDRVVFQMGTADPDRALTVAQLVEKDVAAVDVNMGCPKEYSTKILRKLVSGVSVPVTCKIRILPSLEETVRLVQRIEKTGVAAVAVHGRFKEERPRHPVHCDYIRAIAQSVSIPIIANGASLDMVKTNSDIEEFRKATGTSSVMLARAAMWNASVFSSQGPLPVERVMEEYLKYAIRYENHAFNTKYCLCQMLRDKVESPLGKQVQAAQTNAEISGAYGLQEFYQQSREQLQARRDALQSSSQPDRPVTDGDVTTMAVKFERREYPPHITPKMFLLEWSRKEKLDQPLYETVQRSQDRAFQSTVTVAEKKYRSSLWEKSKKFAEQAAAIVGLRVLGIPEGRIGEEESGLVCKRKREREGKTNGTTDEEKSRKRLAADHQRETAKKGCADQR from the exons ATGGCAGCGAGGAGGCTGAGCTTCAGTAACATCACCGCCCTGGCTCCGATGGTCCGGGTCGGGACTCTGCCCATGAGGCTGCTGGCTCTGGACTACGGAGCTGATGTGGTTTACTGCGAG GAGCTGATTGACATCAAAATGGCCCAGTGTCGGAGGGTGGTGAACG AGGTGCTAGACACGGTGGATTTTGTCGCTCCAGATGATCGAGTGATGTTCAGGACCTGTGAGCGGGAAAAGGACAGAGTGGTCTTCCAGATG GGGACTGCGGATCCAGACAGAGCGCTGACTGTGGCTCAACTTGT GGAGAAGGATGTGGCTGCTGTCGATGTGAACATGGGCTGTCCAAAGGAATACTCCACTAAG ATCCTCAGGAAACTCGTCTCAGGAGTTTCGGTGCCAGTGACGTGTAAAATCCGAATCCTGCCTTCG TTGGAGGAAACTGTGAGACTAGTCCAGAGGATCGAGAAGACTGGGGTTGCTGCTGTCGCCGTCCACGGCAG ATTTAAGGAGGAACGTCCTCGACACCCAGTCCACTGCGATTACATTCGCGCCATCGCTCAGAGTGTTTCCATCCCCATCATTGCCAA TGGCGCCTCTCTGGACATGGTGAAGACCAACAGTGACATTGAGGAGTTCAGGAAGGCGACAGGCACCTCGTCGGTCATGTTGGCCCGCGCCGCCATGTGGAACGCTTCAGTGTTCAGCAGCCAGGGACCACTTCCTGTGgagagggtcatggaggaataCCTCAAATAT GCGATCCGCTACGAAAACCACGCCTTCAACACCAAGTACTGTTTGTGTCAGATGCTGAGGGACAAGGTGGAGTCTCCTCTGGGGAAGCAGGTGCAGGCGGCTCAGACCAACGCAGAGATCAG TGGGGCGTACGGGCTGCAGGAGTTTTACCAGCAGAGCCGGGAACAGCTGCAGGCCAGGAGGGACGCTCTGCAGAGCAGCAGCCAGCCCGACCGGCCTGTCACGGACGGAGACGTTACCACCATGGCTGTCAAGTTCGAACG GAGGGAGTATCCACCTCACATCACTCCAAAGATGTTCCTGCTGGAGTGGAGCCGCAAAGAGAAACTGGACCAGCCGCTGTACGAGACG gtGCAGCGCTCTCAGGATCGAGCCTTTCAGTCGACTGTGACGGTCGCTGAGAAGAAATACAGATCCTCACTGTG GGAGAAGTCGAAGAAATTCGCAGAACAAGCAGCCGCCATCGTCGGCCTGCGAGTTCTGGGAATACCCGAAGGCCGTATTGGAGAGGAAGAGTCCGGCCTGGTCTGCaaaaggaagagggagagggaggggaagaCGAATGGCACCACAGACGAGGAGAAAAGCAGGAAACGACTGGCAGCAGATCACCAACGGGAAACCGCGAAGAAGGGTTGCGCAGACCAACGGTGA